Within the Miscanthus floridulus cultivar M001 chromosome 2, ASM1932011v1, whole genome shotgun sequence genome, the region CGCAACCGAGGATGGGCGGGAGGGTGTGATCTTTTTCTGCTTGTGACCAAGGATGAGGGGAAGCGAGGAGGGAAGCCCTTTGGCGTTTGTTCCGCATCGACAGTCACGAGGCTCAACTGCTCAAGCGTCGGGACTCCGAGACCCGACGATTCCTTGGCCGGCCTCGGGGCTCGGCCGACAGCGGCAGCGTCCCCATCCGTCCTGCGGCGCGGCCTGTGTCGCGGCCTCATTCCTTGGCCTCGGGGCTTTCTGTCGCGGCCTTGTCGTGCAGGGTGACGGGTGTGATGTAGACGCCGAACCCACACACAAGGCCAGAACTGAATCGTCAGAGCACATACAGGTTTCTATGCAAAAATTTATAcgaacatagtcaaatttaaattatttttgaaaaacttttttttgttaataaagcaagccgtGATAAAAGAAGTGGTGTTTAGCATAAATTTTTTAATAAGACCACTTAGGGTAAAAaaacgaactataatttaaaacggatttAATACCAAAGTTCAAGGACAACATTCTGCAGCAGGGAGTAAGATTTATCACTATTATTCATATCGGCAAAGCCAAACTTTCTCGAGACAATTTATTTGGTGTATGTTATGTACAAAGCCAGCAAGATTGGACGTGGAAACGAACCACATCATGATCCATCTATCTATCTGTGCATCGAGCTCTTCCTTCCCGCAACGGCAGCGACGCTCTCGCGGGCAGCAGCACCGACCGCGTCCGcaccgcgcggcggcggcgagccgcTCTGCCCGCCGCCGTCGTTGTCGCCACCCGCGTTGCAGTACCCCTTGAGCATGTCCCCTTCCTGCGGGGTGAAGCCGATGATGGACAGCACGGAGTCGGCGGCCCAGCAGCTCTGCTCGATGACGCGGATGGCGCTGCAGCACCCGGGCCCCAGGAACGCCTCGCCcttgatgaagaggatgatgatctCGCCCGTGCACGACTTGATCTCCACCAGCGCCTCCCAGCACTGCTGCGCCTCCGCGCCCTCCAGCCGCTCCGCCAGTGCAGGCAGGCCCCGAActgaaggcgacgacgacggggCAAAAGCCATCGGCGGCGCCCGTTGCGCGGCCGTCGACGCGGCCAGCAGCGCCAGGCAGGTGAGCGCGGCCAGCAGGGACAGGCGGGAGAATGTCATGATTGGTGGTGGTGCCTTTTGCTCTAGTAAGAGTAAAACTTGGGACGATGAATGAAGGTTAAGTAAGATATGCGCTAGTTAATTTATAGCTGAGGCTCGCGGCTGTACTTTATAGAAGGTGCAGGCAGTAACTGCAGGCAAGCCAAGAGTCACAATTTTTCAGAATGTGTAAAAGCCACGCTTTTTCCCTAATGGAAAAGAAAGTGGACAGTAAATTAAATTCTCTGGCACTACCGCACTAACGTAAAATTCCACCGTGCCATACTGCCGTGGAGCCACGGACACAGTCATGCCTGCTTATCTTCCAATTTTATGTATTTTGATTTAGAGGGTGTCTACTGTATAACCATGTGTTTTATACCATTTCAATATATTTTTTTACACCataagattaagatccaacagcctccatcctTCTTCTACCTATAGCCTTCCTCTACTTCCagacaatcacaagatcacaaatccacatatcacaaatcacatatcacataaaacaatttttttctatggaagaacAAAATACAGAGGGGTTGATTCCCTTGCCCGTTCTTCATGGGTCGTCGCGTCGTGGTCCCCTGGCCAGTGCTGGTGCTACGCTGCTGGTGCACTGCTGCCTCTGCTGGTGTCGCGTCATGGGTCGTCGCGCCGCGTCATGGGTCGTTCGAAGCGCAGATCTGCTAGTGCGCCGCTAGTGCCGCTGGTGCCTGACGGACGCATATTTGACGGACGTGGATAAACCGAGCCAACGATCCGGTGAactaaaatccatgtgtttttttttgtgcTAAAACACACGTATGTTGGATAGcattttttattttgattttgatttgaaaacaggGTATTTTGCACGCCAATTTGATTGTCAACCTTGAACTATAAAACCAGATCCGAGAACGTGTCCTCCTTGCTGATTTCAAATGtcgttttttttattttgtaaaaACTTGATAGCTAATTTActttaaataaataaaaaaaatatgaaactcaTAGTCATGCTTATtatttatctatctatctatatctcttataaaacaAAACCCCACTAATCCTATTTTTCTACTTCCACGTTGTGCCACGTCATCACCATTGTTTTAGCCATCGTATCTTAAGCAGTCATTTCCATCCTGGCTATTAATTGTTTGTGCAATTTATAACTCCACTTATTTTCCATCCGCTTTCATGGCCATTAGTATCTGCCGCGCAGCCATTACAGACCTCACGAAGAGGCACAGAGGCAACAAATCATTGATCTGATGTTATTGATCTCAGATGCTGCTTTGCAAGTGATTGATAGGATTCCTTGATTACCGTGGCAATAGGTTTGCAAGAATCCTCTTCTTTGTCTAAAAAGAATTGAATATATACTTATCaaagtttttttcttttccttcagCAACATCCATACCTTCTCACCTCTCATTAGTAATTTCATACCTCATGCCCATTGATAATCATATGAGGTCCTCAATCTTCTTGCTAATTATTTCCTTTCCAGGGCAGCTAGCTATTACTTCATGTTGCTTCTACGGTCAATTTTTTTAGGTATAAATCTCTCGAGCCTTCAGTCACTGGCCCACATAGTGCACACTGCACAACATTTTCCTAAATTTTGGTATTTCTATTTTTCTACGCAACGAAGGATGGCCTGCTTTAGTGGATTACTGTTATATTCTCTTCGTGACTATCCTGAAGTTCTGCAAAGTGTTTAACAACAATGTTGTAAATGATACACTGATGGAATCAGTTGTAAGAAAGTTGATtatataggccctgttcgcttgggcttatttggctgataagccatgactgaaagtactgttagctgatttggtgtaagagaaaaatattgttcgttggctgaaaaagtacggcttataagctaaacaagtccaagcgaacagggtgataatTGGCACGAATTAACAATTAGATGAGTATTTATCAGTTTACCTCACCCACTTACGTGTGCAACATGTGCAGCTTTCACCTGAGACATGGAATTCATCCTAGAGTAATGTATATTTCAATTCATAATTTTTTAAATAGTATTGTTTGTTTCATCCAATAGACATCTAAAGTTACTCTAAAAAATTCCTACGCGCGTAGGGAATTCTTCTAGTTTAaaacaaataagatccaaataaaacacCGGTAGATAAACAACATTTTCAAAAAAATTCGGTGCTACTAGTTTCATATCTTTTTTTCAAATTCAAAATAAATTTGTTATGTATTTTTTGAGATTAAACTAGATTTTTATtatttctaaaaatagaaaaacaccTTTGAAAATAGCTAAAGGACTAAACTCGTCCGCTTTCAACAGTTAGAAGACCTTTTAAGTAATATCCGATTTCATAATTTGAGGTTGAAAAACAAACTGACGTACAAATTAGAGGTTGAAAATGAACTTATACCTTTTGGTTATGATTGGTGTTATATGTATCTCTGAACCAAAAACATCTCATACAGTGAAGAGTGCACCCCTGACTTATGCATGCAAAAACAAACAGATTTTCTTTGCGTGACAAATTTTAAACACTATAAGGGGGCCATTTGGATCTCTTCGTTCTGGAAAAATTGAAACCTACATAATGGATTAGGTTATTTGGCTAGAAATTTAACATTCCATAACTTGCACAAGCTCataaataagcctatctcaaatttatagggtgaaagatggaaattgattctatagatcactatgctataattTTATTCTCCAACTTATAACATATTCTTCAACTCATTTTCCTACAATAGAAATGTAAACATATAAGTATGTCCAttgtatgcctaacaataaatacaacaacaacaacaacaacaacaaagcctttaagtcccaaacaagttggggtaggctagagttgaaacccaacagaaataatcaaggttcaggcacgtgaatagctgtcttccaagcactcctatctaaggctaagtctttgggtatattccatcctttcaagtctccttttattgcctctacccaagtcaacttcggtcttcctctgcctctcttcacgttactatcctgacttaggattccactacgcaccggtgcatctggaggtctccgttgcacatgtccaaaccatctcaaccggtgttggacaagtttttcttcaattggcgctacccctaatctctcacgtatatcatcgttccgaactcgatcccttcttgtatgaccgcaaatccaacgcaacatacgtatttctgcgACACTTAGctattgaatatgtcgtcttttcgtaggccaacattctgcaccatacaacatagcaggtctaatcgccgtcctataaaacttgccttttagcttctgtggtacccttttgtcacataggataccagacgcttgccgccacttcatccaccctgctttgattctatggctaacatcttcatcaatatccctgtccctctgtagcattgatcctaaatatcgaaaggtatccttcctaggcactacttgaccttccaaactaacatcttcctcctcccgagtagtagtgccgaagtcacatctcatatactcagttttagttctaccaagtctaaaacctttggactccaaagtctcccgccataactccagtttctgattcactcctgtccggctttcatcaactagcactacatcgtccgcgaaaagcatacaccaagggatgcccccttgtatgtcccttgtgacctcatccatcactaaagcaaacaaataagggctcaaagctgacccttgatgtagtcctatcctaatcgggaagtcatccgtgtctccatcacttgttcgaactctagtcacaacattgctgtacatgtccttaatgagctcgacgtacttcgttgggactttatgtttgtccaacgcccaccacataacattccttagtattttatcataagccttctccaagtcaataaaaaccatgtgtaggtccttcttcttctccctataccgctccataacttgtcttattaagaaaatggcttccatggttgatctTCCGAGCATGAAactaaattggttcatagagacccacgttattgctctcaagcgatgctcgataactctctcctatagcttcatagtatggctcatcaacttaattcctcggtaatttgtacaactttgaatatcccctttattcttgtagatcggtaccaatatacttctcctccactcatcaggcatcttgtttgatcgaaaaaatgcctaacaataaatatataaatatatttcatatacttaattaatctatgcctaaattgtaattattataaTGAATTCAATTCAAGGATCCAAACGGCCTCTAACATCTTTGTTTATGGGACCGAGGGACTACAAGGCATCTCAGCAAGTCAGCATCCGTTTACCGGTATCTGAACGAAGTTCTTCTACATAAGTCAGTGTTCATTGACTGAAAGATGAATAATTGACCGTGTATAACTGTGTAACACATTTTCTTAGGCACTGACAATTGCACAAACAAAAAGACATGCTCCCCTCTGTGGCAGGCCCAACCCCAGCTCACAGAGTCACAGCTGTGGATTAGACTTTGTACACTGCTGCCTAGGTCTCCAGCTAAACTGCGCGGTTCACTTGTAGTTAAAATGCATAACGTGCAGCACCTTCTGTTGATTGGACTTTCTAAGATGTAGTGAAACCAAGAATGTATCTATCATGAAATGGCAACATTACCAGGTTCAAATTTTTGAACAAGAGAAGAGCTGCTGGTTGACTCAGCCAGACTATTTTAAAGCACATCATTACATTTGGACTAAACCTACCAATTCTGATAGCCACTCTAAGAGACATCAGAAATTGTGCCATTCCAGGAATAATATTATCTGATGGTGCACCGAGACTTTGGAGTACATTCAACAAGAGGCCCAAAGAAACAGTTTGAAGGctcacagcctgttcgtttggctgtggcttgtcataaacgatcgtaaatttccagccggaacagtatttttctct harbors:
- the LOC136540829 gene encoding egg cell-secreted protein 1.3-like, with the protein product MTFSRLSLLAALTCLALLAASTAAQRAPPMAFAPSSSPSVRGLPALAERLEGAEAQQCWEALVEIKSCTGEIIILFIKGEAFLGPGCCSAIRVIEQSCWAADSVLSIIGFTPQEGDMLKGYCNAGGDNDGGGQSGSPPPRGADAVGAAARESVAAVAGRKSSMHR